One Flavobacterium sp. 90 DNA segment encodes these proteins:
- a CDS encoding DMT family transporter, whose translation MKKSYLLLHFAVILAGFTGVFGKLISLNEGLLTWYRIFFSAIILFLILKLFRIADKTTSKEKLYIARIGLLITIHWIFFYASIKYSNISIGVVCYCLTSFFTAVFKPFIDKAKVKFLELFLSALTLLGISLIFHFDTSHQLAIALGVISSAFAALYTIYNERLVKIYDSKIINYYQMLGGTIGLGVLLPVYLYFFPAESIIPNLKDTFYLILLSLFCTVGLYVAFAEVLKKIPAFTVNLSFNLEPIYAIILAFIFFDESKEVNTSFYIGLFFVMISVVLQSIISLKKSK comes from the coding sequence ATGAAAAAATCATATTTATTATTACACTTTGCTGTAATACTTGCCGGTTTTACCGGTGTTTTCGGGAAACTCATTTCTCTTAATGAAGGCTTATTGACTTGGTACAGGATCTTTTTTTCGGCTATTATTTTGTTTTTGATTCTAAAACTTTTTAGAATAGCTGACAAAACCACTTCAAAAGAAAAACTCTATATCGCCAGGATTGGTTTATTAATCACAATACATTGGATTTTCTTTTATGCAAGTATCAAATATTCTAATATTTCTATTGGCGTTGTCTGTTATTGTTTGACAAGCTTTTTTACGGCGGTTTTTAAACCTTTTATTGATAAAGCCAAGGTTAAATTCCTGGAATTGTTCTTAAGTGCGTTGACATTATTAGGTATTAGTTTGATCTTCCATTTTGACACTTCGCATCAGTTAGCGATTGCTTTGGGTGTTATTTCATCAGCTTTTGCAGCGCTTTACACGATTTATAACGAAAGACTTGTGAAAATTTATGATAGTAAAATCATCAATTATTATCAAATGTTAGGCGGAACGATTGGTTTGGGAGTTTTACTTCCGGTTTATCTGTATTTTTTTCCTGCAGAAAGTATTATTCCAAATTTAAAAGATACTTTTTACCTGATTTTATTGTCTCTTTTCTGCACAGTTGGTTTGTATGTGGCTTTTGCCGAAGTTTTAAAAAAGATTCCTGCTTTTACGGTCAATCTCAGCTTTAATCTGGAACCAATTTATGCCATTATATTAGCATTTATCTTCTTTGACGAAAGTAAAGAAGTAAATACGTCATTTTATATTGGATTGTTTTTTGTAATGATTTCGGTTGTTTTGCAATCGATAATTTCTCTCAAGAAAAGTAAATAA
- the lepB gene encoding signal peptidase I, which yields MNASEWLVFILIMQFIHGLSTWKLYLKAGIKPLEAFIPVYNLVVLMKIINRPGWWVFLIFIPIVNLIVIPVVWVETIRSFGKNSSFDTAAVLLTFGFYITFLNYTSKDLTYIENRDLTPRTKTGDTISSLLFAIIVATLVHTYVIQPFTIPSSSLEKTLLIGDYLFVSKINFGPRTPMTTVALPMVHDTIPFIGLKSYLFNDDFTKKETSILNKFQLPYFRFPAIETIQRNEIVVFNQPADTLRDMDNFKPDRNYYKPIDKKTNLVKRCVGIPGDSLEIKNGDIYINGKLSILPQSAKPQFNYIVDTKSVPINQDVLVNYYGAKDGMKYENGDFAQTRNGEYFLTLTDSEAKAIANNSVVKSVKKYLSPKGQNDDVFPHVASLHWNVDNFGPIYIPKKGATVKLDLKTLPFYRRIIQEYEKNTLKVEGNKIIINGKVSNTYTFKQDYYWMMGDNRQNSLDARFWGYVPFDHVLGKPVFIWFSWNKEGSGLNKIRWNRIFSVVNGNSEPKSYLIHFIVLVFLYIIGKKVLKKKVKE from the coding sequence ATGAATGCATCAGAATGGCTCGTTTTTATTTTAATCATGCAATTTATTCATGGTTTATCTACGTGGAAACTTTACTTAAAAGCAGGTATAAAACCTCTTGAAGCATTTATACCAGTTTATAATTTGGTTGTTTTAATGAAAATTATAAATCGGCCTGGTTGGTGGGTTTTTCTAATTTTTATTCCCATTGTAAATCTTATCGTAATTCCTGTAGTTTGGGTCGAAACCATTAGAAGTTTCGGAAAAAATTCCAGCTTTGACACCGCTGCAGTTTTGCTAACATTTGGTTTTTATATTACTTTTTTGAATTATACTTCTAAAGATCTTACTTACATTGAAAATAGAGATCTAACACCAAGAACAAAAACAGGCGACACAATAAGTTCGCTATTATTTGCTATTATTGTTGCAACATTGGTTCATACTTATGTGATACAACCATTTACAATTCCGTCTTCATCATTAGAAAAAACATTATTGATTGGCGATTATTTGTTTGTCAGCAAAATTAATTTTGGACCAAGAACACCCATGACAACCGTTGCATTGCCTATGGTTCATGATACAATTCCTTTTATCGGACTAAAATCTTATCTGTTTAATGATGATTTTACTAAAAAGGAAACATCGATATTAAACAAGTTTCAATTGCCTTATTTTAGATTTCCGGCAATAGAAACAATCCAACGAAACGAAATTGTAGTTTTTAACCAGCCAGCAGACACGTTGCGCGATATGGATAATTTTAAACCAGATCGAAATTATTACAAACCAATTGATAAAAAAACAAATTTAGTAAAGCGATGCGTCGGAATTCCAGGTGATTCTCTGGAAATTAAAAATGGAGATATTTATATAAACGGAAAATTAAGCATATTACCTCAAAGCGCTAAACCTCAGTTTAATTATATTGTAGATACAAAAAGTGTTCCGATAAATCAAGATGTTCTGGTAAATTATTATGGCGCAAAAGATGGAATGAAATATGAAAACGGAGATTTTGCTCAAACCCGTAACGGTGAATATTTTCTAACTTTAACGGATAGCGAAGCAAAAGCAATTGCAAACAATTCGGTTGTAAAAAGCGTTAAGAAATATTTGTCTCCAAAAGGACAAAATGACGACGTTTTTCCACACGTCGCTTCTTTACATTGGAATGTTGATAATTTTGGACCAATCTATATTCCTAAAAAAGGTGCAACTGTTAAGTTAGATTTAAAAACACTTCCGTTCTACAGACGAATTATACAAGAATATGAAAAAAACACTTTAAAAGTAGAGGGCAATAAAATTATAATCAACGGAAAAGTAAGCAACACTTACACATTCAAACAAGATTATTATTGGATGATGGGAGATAACCGTCAGAATTCTCTTGATGCACGATTCTGGGGATATGTTCCTTTTGATCACGTACTTGGAAAACCGGTATTTATTTGGTTTAGCTGGAATAAGGAGGGAAGCGGCTTGAACAAAATAAGATGGAATCGTATTTTTTCTGTTGTAAACGGAAACAGCGAGCCTAAATCTTATTTAATTCACTTTATAGTTTTAGTTTTTCTTTACATAATAGGGAAGAAAGTACTAAAGAAAAAAGTCAAAGAATAA
- a CDS encoding chromate resistance protein ChrB domain-containing protein yields the protein MKWITRERPKIDRIACPWLIKKFVDQEAEFIYVPFSLVLDKAKELNAIPFDIPDVEFTHYNDQSTFDYIIKKYEINDPAILIIAGIVRGADTDRHDIAKESAGLWAISAGLSYNITDDYKLLESGMILYDALYSWATHLYKQNHLQNSPFENLLHEVYNKFLKDKKSTAKTPTWVKNLKEIIQDQIDAQFAFDLKKISNELDLNPSYLSREFSKHFEDLNFGEYVRKLRIEKAISLISNSSHSLTEIAYMTGFSDQSHFTRIFKAHTGKNPSSYRKKAGKSNPDTKGK from the coding sequence ATGAAATGGATTACCCGAGAACGACCAAAAATAGATCGGATTGCATGTCCTTGGTTAATTAAAAAATTTGTTGATCAGGAAGCCGAGTTTATTTATGTGCCTTTTAGTCTTGTTTTAGACAAAGCCAAAGAACTTAATGCAATTCCTTTTGATATTCCAGATGTCGAGTTTACGCATTATAACGACCAAAGTACATTTGATTATATCATTAAAAAGTATGAAATCAATGATCCTGCAATTTTAATTATTGCCGGAATTGTACGCGGAGCAGATACAGATCGACACGATATAGCCAAAGAATCTGCGGGACTTTGGGCAATTTCAGCCGGACTTTCTTATAATATTACTGACGATTATAAATTACTGGAAAGCGGAATGATTCTCTACGATGCCTTATATAGCTGGGCAACGCATCTTTATAAACAAAATCATTTGCAGAATAGTCCTTTTGAGAATTTGCTGCATGAGGTTTATAATAAATTCCTGAAAGACAAGAAATCGACAGCCAAAACACCAACTTGGGTCAAAAATTTAAAAGAAATAATTCAAGACCAAATCGACGCACAATTTGCATTCGATTTAAAGAAAATTTCCAACGAATTGGATTTAAATCCTTCGTATTTATCAAGAGAATTTTCAAAGCATTTTGAAGATCTGAATTTTGGCGAATACGTTAGAAAACTCCGAATTGAAAAAGCGATCAGCCTTATTTCAAATTCTTCACATTCTTTAACCGAAATAGCGTACATGACAGGATTTTCAGATCAAAGTCATTTTACTCGAATTTTTAAAGCGCATACAGGGAAAAATCCATCTTCTTATCGAAAAAAAGCCGGAAAAAGTAATCCTGATACAAAAGGTAAATAA
- a CDS encoding GNAT family N-acetyltransferase: MMNLQTFPILITDRFTLRKLSKNDSEEILQLRSDKEINKFLDRKLSKTLEDALNFIDNIIENDDLFYWAITKTDENKLIGTICLFDFIEDSKKCEIGYELLTQYQGQGVMSEAAKKVIDYAGKTLGIKIINAQTHKENQSSTKLLEKLNFKKLESVVEDNPNLILLRLTI, from the coding sequence ATGATGAACTTACAAACCTTCCCTATTTTGATTACTGATAGATTTACGCTTCGGAAACTCTCAAAAAATGATTCCGAAGAAATATTGCAATTGCGTTCTGATAAAGAAATAAATAAATTCCTTGACAGAAAACTAAGCAAAACACTAGAAGATGCCTTGAACTTCATTGACAATATAATTGAAAATGATGACCTTTTTTATTGGGCAATTACAAAAACCGATGAGAATAAACTAATTGGTACAATTTGCCTTTTTGACTTTATAGAAGATTCGAAAAAATGTGAAATTGGATATGAACTTCTTACTCAATATCAGGGTCAGGGAGTTATGAGTGAAGCTGCGAAAAAGGTTATCGATTATGCAGGCAAAACACTTGGAATAAAGATAATAAACGCGCAAACACATAAAGAGAACCAAAGTTCGACTAAACTTCTTGAGAAATTAAATTTTAAAAAATTAGAGAGTGTAGTCGAAGATAATCCAAATCTTATTTTATTGAGACTGACAATATAA
- a CDS encoding PQQ-binding-like beta-propeller repeat protein gives MKKKLITLLLVFTVINTFGQAPTTSKTGKNNYSNNKELTANDIVTNKAIKAVTKVPLDEALVLIYDYDGSLFAFDLESETIAWTVKATDNHTEMCANQITLLDGVVYVPFINGEIFAIDNQTGAIFWKTRLGNITDQIILKDQIPVIHDGKLFITTQSPNNNIYALDLKDGSLIWNYKLDSTNNDISVLYFDNKVFTQSGTQFYSFEANTGKLIYQKSFDEPIHGKPVTDGENVFVANEKDIVYALSPNKPDVLWQFKLDENQSNIKDRIVCKDKKIYFAAQGTTVSSLYALDSKTGTQLWKTDFKDDNIEYILEESDNIFGYTHKAKLFQIDITNGEIAFEAKLTTKPISNLEFANDDSLFYYSDAALIQFEFKTKDENEVYLRTSIKDNAYSAFVKKIR, from the coding sequence ATGAAAAAAAAATTAATAACTCTTTTACTTGTATTTACAGTTATAAATACGTTTGGGCAAGCGCCGACCACTTCAAAAACCGGCAAAAATAATTATTCAAACAATAAAGAATTAACCGCTAATGACATCGTTACCAATAAAGCAATAAAAGCTGTTACAAAAGTTCCATTAGACGAAGCTTTGGTTTTAATTTACGATTACGACGGTTCTCTTTTTGCATTTGATTTAGAATCTGAGACCATCGCCTGGACCGTAAAAGCTACTGATAATCATACCGAAATGTGTGCAAATCAAATAACATTATTAGATGGAGTAGTGTATGTTCCGTTTATTAATGGTGAAATTTTCGCAATTGATAATCAAACCGGAGCCATTTTCTGGAAAACAAGATTAGGTAACATTACCGATCAAATTATACTAAAAGATCAAATTCCGGTAATTCACGATGGAAAATTGTTTATTACAACTCAAAGTCCAAATAATAATATTTATGCGCTTGATCTAAAAGATGGTAGTTTAATATGGAATTACAAATTAGATTCTACAAATAATGATATTTCGGTTCTGTATTTTGACAACAAAGTTTTTACTCAAAGCGGAACTCAATTCTATAGTTTTGAAGCAAATACAGGAAAACTTATTTACCAAAAAAGCTTTGACGAACCTATACACGGAAAACCCGTAACAGATGGCGAAAATGTATTTGTTGCAAATGAAAAAGATATAGTTTATGCTTTAAGCCCAAATAAACCAGATGTTTTATGGCAGTTTAAATTAGATGAAAATCAATCTAATATTAAGGATCGTATCGTTTGCAAAGACAAAAAAATATATTTTGCAGCACAAGGAACAACGGTTTCTTCTCTATATGCATTAGATTCTAAAACAGGAACTCAGCTTTGGAAAACGGACTTTAAAGACGATAATATCGAATATATCCTTGAAGAAAGTGATAATATATTTGGATATACACACAAAGCAAAACTTTTTCAAATAGACATTACGAACGGCGAAATTGCATTTGAAGCAAAATTAACCACAAAACCTATTTCAAATCTTGAATTTGCAAATGATGATTCCTTGTTTTATTATTCTGATGCCGCTTTAATTCAGTTTGAATTTAAAACAAAAGATGAAAATGAAGTTTATCTCCGAACTTCTATTAAGGACAATGCTTATAGCGCATTTGTAAAGAAAATTAGATAA
- a CDS encoding DUF5958 family protein — translation MDIIEKQINLIAQNRIEFNEGIRLILNKSEFDFKKTFESLKFFIFNSIPEKTNYNSASYQKAILSIPLKQTFTPIVILTKFSTKIAFIKLSELPESEYEKIIISLLWIFKITDTERRETECKNGCGHDWHSIS, via the coding sequence ATGGATATAATCGAAAAACAAATAAATTTAATAGCTCAAAACAGAATTGAATTTAATGAAGGTATAAGATTGATTTTGAATAAATCTGAATTCGATTTTAAGAAGACATTTGAAAGCCTTAAATTTTTCATTTTTAACTCTATTCCTGAAAAAACCAATTACAATTCAGCTTCTTATCAAAAAGCAATTTTAAGTATTCCGCTTAAACAAACTTTTACACCAATAGTTATACTTACTAAATTTTCGACTAAAATTGCCTTCATAAAATTAAGTGAATTACCTGAAAGCGAATATGAAAAAATAATCATTTCCCTTCTATGGATTTTTAAAATCACAGATACTGAACGTCGTGAAACAGAATGTAAAAACGGATGTGGACATGATTGGCATAGTATTTCTTAA
- a CDS encoding serine hydrolase, which translates to MSKRIFLVLLTSFLTCSISGQELNNLFLTLSRNNLFNGNVVISKSGKNIFSNSYGFSNIEKQEKITEKSQFTIASVTKTFTSTAILQLVEKGKLGIDDPVQKYLQDFPYPNISIKQLLSNTSGLGQYYNLFDGIMKEQPEKLISNQDIIPAFIRFKTPLSFLPGSKWEYNNVNFCLAALIVEKVSGISFANYLDKNIFKPANMKDTFVPKNRQIKEKNQVEQYSYSNFYSTNLVNVKTLEEPSLIDAKSNFYGNGGIVSTALDLEKYLNALFRHKLLGKAALDEALTATILNDGKKVSYVIEGKEVSYGLGWEMYTDESNGKIVFHDGSVTGLTSILMHNIAKNETLVLLSSIGNNPVFGTSTAVFQILDKKPVTIPSQNLSRIYGSLLESGNKEKANQLIEEYLKNPDSYNASERDFNRLGYQFLRLKKSDNALETFHAATLIFPKSWNIYDSYGEALLQTGKKEDAIKMYQKSVELNPDNENGKKVLNSL; encoded by the coding sequence ATGAGCAAACGTATCTTTCTGGTCTTATTGACCAGTTTTCTGACATGTAGTATTTCGGGTCAGGAATTAAATAATTTATTTTTGACACTTTCCAGGAATAATCTTTTTAACGGAAATGTGGTAATTTCTAAATCAGGTAAAAATATTTTTTCTAATTCATACGGATTTTCCAATATCGAAAAACAGGAAAAAATCACCGAAAAATCTCAATTTACAATTGCATCAGTAACAAAGACTTTCACTTCTACAGCAATATTACAACTTGTAGAAAAAGGGAAGCTTGGTATTGATGATCCGGTTCAAAAATATCTTCAGGATTTTCCTTATCCTAATATCAGTATCAAACAATTACTGAGTAATACTTCTGGATTGGGACAATATTATAATTTATTTGATGGTATAATGAAAGAGCAACCAGAGAAACTGATTTCAAATCAGGATATTATACCAGCTTTCATTCGTTTTAAAACGCCACTTTCGTTTTTACCGGGAAGTAAATGGGAATACAACAATGTCAATTTTTGCCTTGCAGCATTGATTGTTGAAAAAGTATCAGGAATTAGTTTTGCAAATTATCTTGATAAAAATATTTTCAAACCTGCAAACATGAAAGATACTTTTGTTCCGAAAAACAGGCAGATTAAAGAAAAAAATCAGGTTGAACAATACTCCTATTCTAATTTTTATTCTACAAATCTTGTTAACGTAAAAACCTTAGAAGAACCTTCTTTGATCGATGCAAAAAGTAATTTTTACGGAAATGGCGGAATTGTAAGCACGGCTTTAGACTTAGAAAAGTATCTAAATGCTTTATTTAGGCATAAACTTTTGGGAAAGGCAGCGTTAGACGAAGCTTTAACGGCGACAATTCTTAATGATGGAAAAAAGGTAAGTTATGTTATAGAAGGAAAAGAGGTAAGTTATGGTTTAGGTTGGGAAATGTATACGGATGAAAGCAACGGAAAAATAGTTTTCCACGATGGATCAGTGACCGGATTAACTTCTATTTTGATGCATAATATTGCAAAAAATGAAACTTTGGTACTTTTATCAAGTATCGGAAATAACCCTGTTTTTGGTACATCTACGGCTGTTTTTCAAATTTTGGATAAAAAACCAGTTACAATTCCTTCGCAAAATCTTTCAAGAATTTACGGAAGTTTACTTGAAAGCGGAAATAAGGAAAAAGCAAATCAGTTAATCGAAGAATATTTAAAAAATCCAGATAGTTACAACGCTTCCGAAAGAGATTTTAATAGATTAGGATATCAATTTCTGAGACTTAAAAAAAGTGATAATGCTTTGGAAACCTTTCATGCGGCAACTTTAATTTTTCCAAAAAGCTGGAATATTTATGATAGTTACGGCGAAGCATTGCTTCAAACCGGTAAAAAGGAAGACGCAATTAAGATGTATCAAAAATCTGTTGAATTAAATCCTGATAACGAAAACGGTAAAAAGGTTTTAAATAGTTTATGA
- a CDS encoding VOC family protein, giving the protein MEIRLLVLRTKDTKKLSDFYNLFGLEFEYHKHGNSPFHYSATIGKTVLEIYPLAKEQTEADKNLRLGFGIDNFEIIIQKLVELEVVFLLPPTQTDYGFMAIITDLDGRKIELYKNS; this is encoded by the coding sequence ATGGAAATACGTTTATTGGTTTTAAGAACAAAAGACACTAAAAAGCTTTCTGACTTTTACAATCTATTTGGATTGGAATTTGAATATCACAAACACGGAAATTCACCATTTCATTATTCTGCAACTATTGGAAAAACAGTTTTAGAAATTTATCCTTTGGCAAAAGAACAAACTGAAGCTGACAAAAACCTGAGATTGGGATTTGGAATTGATAACTTTGAAATTATAATTCAGAAATTAGTAGAATTAGAAGTTGTATTTTTATTACCGCCAACCCAAACAGACTACGGATTTATGGCTATAATAACCGATCTTGATGGAAGAAAAATTGAATTGTATAAAAATAGCTAA
- a CDS encoding DUF2268 domain-containing putative Zn-dependent protease (predicted Zn-dependent protease with a strongly conserved HExxH motif) → MKLNLFFTTFFIVFSNVILGQSNFSENPLDAVFETKDSKNFWQAFDKMDKSKENPFVEYIQKGSPGVKAFTENRIINADSLFAVVKKRKSDYELSRNVLDGLSVKKKRVIAIYSALKYWYPNAKFPPIYFVYGRFNSGGTSAPEGIIIGIEKLQNLDGVSGLIAHELIHYQQKIKGKDVLLKWCLLEGGADFMGELTSGEAINQASYKYGEQNRDKLCEEFVTRLKNPDYQDWLYGTSNKDDRPNDLGYWIGYKIIESYFNKQKDKQKAIQEIMNINDPMQFLKESGFLDVYIQKYQKSKKESFDDFFK, encoded by the coding sequence ATGAAGTTAAATCTATTTTTTACAACATTTTTTATTGTGTTTTCTAATGTTATTCTTGGACAAAGTAATTTCTCAGAGAATCCTTTGGATGCGGTTTTTGAAACAAAAGATTCAAAAAATTTTTGGCAAGCGTTTGATAAAATGGACAAATCAAAAGAAAATCCGTTTGTAGAATACATACAAAAAGGTTCTCCGGGAGTAAAAGCATTTACAGAAAATCGAATAATCAATGCAGATTCGCTTTTTGCTGTTGTAAAAAAAAGAAAGTCAGATTATGAACTTTCAAGAAACGTTCTCGACGGTCTTTCTGTCAAGAAAAAGCGCGTAATAGCGATTTATAGTGCCTTAAAATATTGGTACCCAAATGCCAAGTTCCCTCCTATTTATTTTGTTTACGGAAGATTTAATTCGGGAGGAACATCTGCTCCTGAAGGAATTATCATTGGAATTGAAAAACTTCAAAATCTAGATGGAGTTTCGGGTTTAATCGCTCATGAACTTATTCATTATCAGCAAAAAATTAAAGGAAAAGATGTGCTCTTAAAATGGTGTTTGCTTGAAGGCGGTGCAGATTTTATGGGCGAACTTACTTCGGGAGAAGCTATAAATCAGGCATCGTATAAATATGGCGAGCAAAACCGCGATAAATTATGCGAGGAATTTGTAACGAGATTAAAAAATCCGGATTATCAGGACTGGTTGTACGGAACTTCTAATAAAGATGACAGACCAAATGATTTAGGATATTGGATTGGTTATAAAATAATCGAATCCTATTTTAATAAACAAAAAGACAAACAAAAAGCAATTCAGGAGATAATGAATATAAATGATCCAATGCAATTTTTGAAAGAAAGCGGTTTTTTGGATGTATATATTCAAAAGTATCAAAAATCCAAAAAAGAAAGCTTTGATGATTTTTTTAAGTAA
- a CDS encoding TlpA disulfide reductase family protein has translation MKKLLLLALVIASQSFYGQTSVVKKPEYVILVNNEISTMAQVEKYGAEGYVKSMNKGVSEKERDELAKKFGDKIGDREFIMKIEIYTEQEKLENDKKAKVQAVQFKKIAEPKNEFFLNVEDKAKDFTLKLIDGKEVKLSDLKGKVVLVNFWATWCAPCLMEFYDIPSKIIQPNKDKDFVFLAISIGEKEAVVQKKVEKLRKDGIDFNFGLDPNSKIWNEYAKGSIPKSFIIDKEGVIKFVSMGNTPNNLENMAAEIEKLLAK, from the coding sequence ATGAAAAAATTACTTCTTTTAGCGCTTGTAATAGCGTCGCAGTCCTTTTACGGACAAACCAGTGTTGTTAAAAAACCAGAATATGTAATATTAGTTAACAACGAAATTTCTACAATGGCACAAGTCGAAAAATACGGCGCCGAAGGTTATGTCAAATCCATGAACAAAGGAGTTTCTGAAAAAGAAAGAGACGAATTAGCAAAAAAGTTTGGGGATAAAATTGGAGACAGAGAATTTATAATGAAAATTGAGATTTATACCGAGCAGGAAAAACTGGAGAATGACAAAAAAGCCAAAGTTCAGGCAGTACAATTCAAAAAGATAGCTGAACCTAAAAACGAGTTTTTTTTGAATGTAGAAGATAAAGCAAAAGATTTTACATTAAAATTAATAGACGGTAAAGAAGTTAAACTTTCTGATTTAAAAGGAAAAGTTGTTCTGGTAAACTTTTGGGCAACTTGGTGTGCGCCTTGTTTAATGGAATTTTATGATATACCATCAAAAATCATTCAGCCGAATAAAGACAAAGACTTTGTTTTTCTTGCAATTTCAATTGGTGAAAAAGAAGCTGTGGTTCAGAAGAAAGTAGAAAAACTAAGAAAAGACGGAATTGATTTTAATTTTGGACTTGATCCAAATTCAAAAATATGGAATGAATATGCTAAAGGTTCTATTCCTAAGAGTTTTATAATAGACAAAGAAGGCGTTATAAAATTTGTCTCAATGGGAAATACTCCGAATAATTTAGAAAACATGGCGGCAGAAATAGAAAAATTGCTGGCTAAATAA
- a CDS encoding carboxypeptidase-like regulatory domain-containing protein, whose translation MVLIVSLFTQLIFAQKREVKGIVKDNFGQPLPGANILIEGTKTDTQADFDGNYAIKVNSDQFLVFTYVGMCPEKIIANKAQINVILLQDEPIQEVIAPDVPGNRKKNKAQYLQMMKRISEKDIKITNEAKK comes from the coding sequence ATGGTCTTAATAGTATCTCTTTTTACGCAATTAATTTTTGCACAAAAAAGAGAAGTTAAAGGAATTGTAAAAGATAATTTTGGGCAACCTCTTCCAGGTGCAAATATTCTTATTGAAGGAACAAAAACGGATACTCAAGCAGATTTTGATGGTAACTATGCTATAAAAGTTAATTCAGATCAATTTTTGGTTTTTACGTATGTCGGAATGTGTCCGGAGAAAATTATTGCAAATAAAGCTCAAATAAATGTGATATTATTGCAAGATGAGCCAATTCAGGAAGTAATCGCGCCCGACGTACCCGGTAATCGTAAAAAAAATAAAGCTCAGTACTTGCAAATGATGAAACGAATTTCTGAGAAAGACATAAAAATAACTAATGAAGCAAAAAAGTAG